A genome region from Plasmodium vivax chromosome 11, whole genome shotgun sequence includes the following:
- a CDS encoding hypothetical protein, conserved (encoded by transcript PVX_114925A), with translation MRANEGKKPIALIDADHYIINYRSTITTYVQNICNNLLKGNGDSSDDANNEWDAKRRERIICVFMFSMYLSNIHRNLNLFGYLHDVLIKYSQLMGRSRASQGETERGEDNKVEKRRHEEANEMTLGGEASQQMEERQKQTVMEPPAEQHIGKEEGKGPTRDGNRGEPGDISPFMHDLIKDKNYVNMDNVIESKMCFLNIKNKGKNARGSSESLRDAFGAEGHTCATELSSNSRMGGTGLGYAAKGSATSDSDEDAAGEAEEAQEAEDVENPMEGVADNSADNSAEKPAECGAHPGAADEASLEDPRDDSFHESQGSTYRFSNSSPVCQGQKQFLINYSSVHLKVKNFDSLLCVENFLVEQKKKQTSKENFSKEVENLYRIIVLSKLHIGVYTFLNFLKKKKYFFIFFSSNKKLTQTLFRYFKISKHFKNCYKIIDSFEEMKKIGNADKDVLIFSNRECFVNSAKREGYFKVAGGKKNPSMATNCDDVNWDVLTQKENLLSNTSDYISNKYNDVVYPFLRNCNLTEDILSWRIFYIFKKYMYIHGTVVKGFGRGSKYLNIPTANISYSNLTSTDIMPGIYFGISKLKKKIYKTVVSIGYNPFFENKHITIEAFLYYKTNTLFYDEDIHLIIVGILRSESNFSYFSHLIHAIQFDCELARIILSKLQDDEQFVRCRDYLQSL, from the coding sequence ATGCGCGCAAACGAGGGCAAGAAACCCATCGCACTTATAGATGCGGACCACTACATAATAAACTACAGAAGCACCATAACGACGTATGTGCAAAACATCTGCAACAATCTGCTGAAGGGGAATGGGGACTCATCAGATGATGCTAACAACGAGTGGGATGCCAAGAGGAGGGAACGGATCATCTGCGTTTTCATGTTCAGCATGTATCTTAGTAACATCCACAGGAATTTAAACCTGTTCGGTTACTTGCATGACGTGTTGATAAAGTATAGCCAACTgatggggagaagcagggCCAGCCAAGGAGAGACAGAAAGGGGTGAGGACAACAaggtggagaagcggcgTCATGAAGAGGCGAATGAAATGACCCTAGGTGGAGAGGCATCTCAACAGATGGAGGAGAGACAGAAACAGACGGTAATGGAACCCCCTGCCGAACAGCATATAGGaaaggaggaggggaaagGCCCCACTCGAGATGGGAACCGCGGCGAACCGGGAGACATCTCCCCCTTCATGCACGACCTGATAAAAGACAAAAACTACGTCAACATGGATAACGTGATCGAGTCGAAAATGtgctttttaaatataaagaataaagGGAAGAATGCGAGGGGGTCTTCTGAATCGTTAAGAGATGCCTTCGGCGCGGAAGGGCACACGTGTGCAACTGAACTGAGCAGCAACTCGAGGATGGGCGGGACGGGTCTGGGCTACGCGGCCAAGGGGAGCGCCACTAGTGACAGCGATGAGGATGccgcgggggaagcggaggaagcgcAGGAAGCAGAAGACGTGGAAAACCCCATGGAAGGCGTCGCTGATAACTCCGCTGACAACTCCGCTGAGAAGCCCGCCGAGTGCGGCGCGCACCCCGGGGCGGCCGACGAAGCGAGTCTGGAGGACCCGCGAGACGACTCCTTCCACGAATCGCAAGGGAGCACCTACCGCTTCAGCAACTCCTCGCCAGTGTGCCAAGGTCAGAAGCAGTTCCTAATCAACTACAGTAGTGTGCACCTGAAGGTGAAAAATTTCGACAGCCTACTCTGTGTGGAAAATTTTTtagtggaacaaaaaaaaaaacaaacaagcaAAGAAAATTTCTCGAAGGAAGTAGAAAACCTGTACAGAATAATTGTGCTGTCCAAATTACACATAGGAGTCTACAcctttttaaactttttaaaaaaaaaaaaatatttttttatatttttcagttCCAATAAAAAGTTAACACAGACACTATTCaggtattttaaaatttcaaagcattttaaaaattgttacaaAATAATTGACTCATTtgaggaaatgaaaaaaattggaaacgCAGATAAGGATGTGCTCATATTTAGTAATCGTGAATGTTTTGTAAATTccgcaaaaagggagggatATTTTAAAGTTgcagggggaaagaaaaatccCTCCATGGCAACAAACTGTGATGATGTCAACTGGGATGTGTTAacacaaaaggaaaatctcCTTTCAAATACTTCTGACTACATTTCGAATAAATACAACGACGTTGTGTATCCCTTTCTGCGGAATTGCAACTTAACAGAGGACATACTCTCATGgcgcattttttacatttttaaaaaatatatgtacatacacggAACAGTGGTCAAAGGATTTGGAAGAGGCAGTAAATACCTGAACATCCCCACGGCCAACATTTCCTACTCCAATTTAACATCCACCGATATTATGCCTGGCATATACTTTGGCATTtccaaattgaaaaaaaaaatttacaaaacggTGGTTTCAATTGGCTATAATCCATTCTTTGAAAATAAACACATAACTATAGAGGCCTTTTTATACTACAAAACGAATACCCTATTTTATGATGAGGACATCCATTTGATTATCGTTGGCATTCTTCGAAGCGAAAGCAACTTCTCCTACTTCTCCCACCTCATTCATGCCATCCAGTTCGACTGCGAACTCGCGCGCATCATTCTCAGCAAGCTTCAGGATGACGAGCAGTTTGTCCGCTGCAGGGACTACCTCCAGTCGTTGTAA
- a CDS encoding hypothetical protein (encoded by transcript PVX_114922A), with translation MLSRQLNELRVQKQVQVFEDKNIDKLTRNKYSLFRNVYKNVIVSPAHAESIRSCLRKLAGINKSFEAFEKLFYLEESDVLHSFYDQQGGEAKLIGGEHPNGRTGNCRSDPSVGAPLGAHEDAPLDARGDAHEDPQIYRKHREFLTQEEERVIVKKVKSFLKLCSIYADRKEVKILIEFLIYKYEINVKCSQDILLCILPNLSLAHLRNILEIIYIEKSSAFFFINNFKHEHLKDVDQSVFVHHIKRNISIYKMIFEYLVELLHGSHAAMGEASPAGERPKGAPIPYVNFFISVTEDIIRSYIDIPVQIIEFYCNVLLVLLRRCGQSFEVMKSARRKGERDDGATRHMAHAMATLQIHQCVDFLEKFLKTFEDAIGKCKTGFNFDFLKNKIFAFFDGAFLSAGEGGAEEGVASAQSPHSRFMNSLLVLLNVIYKNAHQISLASFVKQEQAHRGAAPQERPTPEHQIDENAIQGIINFVKENKKNCFDNHINGIVQDHQALRSLMSLLYQLNNTYEVTDNLLKIVLIKSYSLRLNWFPIEHIFLQTLRSKQNYLFNIIAIINFISFYVFLIKSREYELDEGISEGSKLKRSVESLRTWQVVEAFLGKVSHGNSLHPEVIIRSGHLYHIVKFFLKENSDLFKKKIILFELYSKIDERLLRLIKGVNTKLHRLHIFNALSNDKIDFDDPEVVERAVRSVKYMYDHRRGSDPSVEVTVEGTTDCTTGERPEEASFSLGTIKKGKSFSKSKRNIECLYAKIFFQLRKNKILFVDYMKKYEKELIYFFPSKKYLYRIMFTTFNELKHRNFCEIDNERNTTFLRFYLKLFLTKLSNLEIKNKAKLQNEKFFKKFVNVNFAFFFVLYDYLQNKHLYPNNSFFSRKILSDSFKLVEDFLALLARLKGVQGYTFEEFFQAEMTQRRCENIKGVIRHSVPFRALILCRIARYLSAEVGNSLGEYTNGGSVLQGGEVNDCPVGGNPPDGGNPPPGDNSKPFLLNILKCVFKHLEDVSSIKEESESHIYESIEESFQKIILQFRKINSSVTFYLYCKYLNTFFLSDAYIQFVLKTLDLFFCIFKMEKTKKYIKDKNICKTIIAELFRMKLKLFKNLDVKSFYQSFLISVMLVIFPDISNSHRYANMLYVAKKRGHSGSFVVDYFVINRLFERQRGRKCEGVFHLLGDSQGEGGLPDVQLSQGDPLNQTISPPSHDYTVTHLFVNRKRNTKPETSDESYEERKYYLFILAYLSRPFFDVFLSHFHNVYRKNYIYAEFLKDALIVAFLRKIMRRNSYPYKITKIYKAMLSVKCDASLETRELFLFLHLVDFYVNALKNAAVRGGSRKAKKKCREAPMERSIPNGNGTPSELPTGEDNNATKANASVYVPANAPSYVPTNASAYVPAKLLKKVNSQKFQMRGCSDFQSLSSKKKIKKIKYKNIVNEPGGEEADRAFFQNLKGFFKYHENLFTNSYFKKEVEIKAICESIIQHVIKIKDKHLTIQLLCIRNFATSCLFSKDLQAHIEQLEVANLMLFRKLFANKAHHDYHSILLMCKNVSSVRERNKILLFMEEQMIQVGREAGPSESHMAILKIVIVLSDGGGGIESGGASGGSVNRSANRSGEAPAEDPAHAQFVETHIRIFKKIAKCAQINDVMFLKLLKYVGNICSLIYEVPELVAQHFSLTGNNFLFEVVSFFETNVFYLREDVTAHLKPLAHILDKTIRRKILLFVRAKERASCAAAVEGEGRGDTPPSLVPPPNDSTRGHSEELTSEAALTEERLNCKEHTQSERPPRGSPSLELSDEEDMDRHYHLHTFAYMCTFINRIFKNEINLEHFTVLVNNLIFLFNRKYTSYIIAICLINLVIKIKLEKLHACRNYFLEICYVYFTNDVDYCINNHLLLFLALYLCPHSPEKDELVEGGRLHGEGHTNGGDKTVTTNKTTHLQPPYEHLSAIYPEYLLSKLKYFKPHLKKVKNNQNLCLKIIALISIVNTLNRNVIKSISYFIYILTLQNFVLCFCFAKDKVINRKLNVLFRKFSFRNTDTFVWAYVLDNFKMGDTSKRGAALVGKSSNDANLKGHHFEELFLHKFLQNLNRLKDHMKFEEGYKKLLRCREKLNNQGRDSHDSAAQASEEHFLFDIFNDLLKKEIHDENEINSIMNKQLFHFYEFLIKKMLTVNSAKCPNLFKEMSIFMNQKLNSGTDKKPIFDALIYFLYTRKDEKAIASLNQMYIYNMFNKALFKIYVDDYTKIVIISKVNEILRTLLRQFYFFLGNERRSRWTAALPGEVVSEVEVIPLNDLQGDAEADIRGEDNIPLSSATFKGPISGKAKRKRTVCSEMDMINDEYRKYCERVGRLSKGPLGDEPVVDPPNQGDVIQGDVIQDDVIQDEVAPADEDLAYLSDADSIDLYCTLGDDNLRGNNSECAQPHSVPTIAKLSATQIAHIKRTNQLKDLNSIFLLDLYPLNTIVKCISSVLLNFPLFTKKHLIELFRFLFLKNRHYVLINEKNLLQNSLYNLNRENKMKHISKVMMNPLRKLNVYHLFFIFSNNHVELCLKHVMRYVKKNFPPLANSKTPYSYNESVVLNNALFVYQHLVIFQGSLATPKRGDPHLGLELLFCILKAHLKNCANYVTTLVGKWGHKMEKLHGGNFFTYCSDHPDGVNTPDVDKSKSDLTVDLRIEEENIVKALLYTSTKMKLSSLGNLFDKLLASFEQPNFESKLSSLLDNYKAVYERRIYFLYFYRLYQNFGSVLSEKNKYLFDLLNNIKFVLLACHRNCCQLGSSSAEGGAITGDAANSVVEATYEDAHQGDPHHSVEYTTTAGGTKRRKVKKVAMRNTWYWFDLGYCTLLCLYEILKNEKKNQKNFTPIYYQTCFDYVINCFDMFAYLPRVHTNDHFKNCISEDVIRNSQQLDIKTVSIALLDILKLILFELYSLYINDPEKIQIMTMRLSLKNENNNTSSNVTLSIILTLKYVYDNIGYKELLFAVTDLYQLFSELNDHPDDEIELLTKEWFASISKFSAEG, from the coding sequence ATGCTGAGCAGACAGCTGAACGAGCTGCGTGTGCAGAAGCAGGTCCAAGTGtttgaagataaaaatattgataaaCTGACGAGGAACAAATATAGCCTATTTAGGAACGtctacaaaaatgtgattgTTTCCCCAGCGCACGCGGAATCCATAAGGAGTTGCCTGCGAAAGTTGGCAGGCATAAACAAATCGTTCGAGGCCTTCGAGAAATTATTCTACCTGGAGGAGAGCGATGTGCTGCACAGTTTTTATGACCAGCAGGGGGGCGAAGCGAAGCTCATCGGGGGGGAGCATCCAAATGGGCGCACAGGAAATTGCAGAAGTGACCCCAGTGTGGGTGCTCCATTGGGTGCTCATGAGGATGCCCCATTGGATGCTCGAGGGGACGCCCATGAGGACCCCCAAATCTACCGGAAGCACCGCGAATTCCTGACGCAGGAAGAAGAGCGCGTGATCGTGAAAAAGGTGAAATCATTCCTAAAGCTGTGCTCCATTTATGCGGACAGAAAAGAAGTGAAAATCCTGATCGAGTTCCTAATTTACAAGTACGAAATAAATGTGAAATGCAGCCAGGACATTTTGCTCTGCATTTTGCCCAACCTTTCCCTCGCCCACTTGAGGAACATTTTGGAGATTATTTATATAGAAAAGAGTTccgcctttttcttcataaataatttcaagCACGAGCATCTGAAGGATGTCGACCAGTCGGTTTTTGTGCACCACATAAAGAGGAACATATcgatatataaaatgatatttGAGTACCTCGTGGAGTTGTTACATGGCAGTCACGCTGCCATGGGTGAGGCGTCCCCCGCGGGGGAGAGGCCCAAGGGTGCGCCCATCCCGTACGTAAACTTCTTCATCTCGGTGACGGAAGATATCATCCGCAGCTATATTGACATACCTGTGCAGATAATCGAATTCTACTGCAATGTTTTGCTGGTGCTGTTGAGAAGGTGTGGGCAGTCCTTCGAGGTGATGAAGAGCGCACGcaggaagggggaaagggaCGACGGTGCCACCCGCCACATGGCTCACGCGATGGCCACGCTTCAAATCCACCAGTGCGTAGATTTTTTAGagaaatttttgaaaacgTTCGAAGATGCAATTGGGAAGTGCAAGACGGGGTTCAACTTTGactttttgaagaacaaaatttttgccttttttgacGGAGCGTTTTTGTCAGCAGGGGAGGGAGGGGCAGAAGAAGGCGTGGCCAGTGCCCAGTCCCCCCACTCCAGATTTATGAATTCGCTACTTGTCCTTTTAAAcgtaatttacaaaaatgccCACCAGATATCGCTCGCCAGCTTTGTTAAGCAGGAACAGGCACACAGAGGGGCCGCACCACAGGAGAGACCTACCCCGGAACACCAAATAGATGAGAATGCCATCCAAGGCATAATAAACTTtgtgaaggaaaataaaaaaaactgttttgACAATCATATAAACGGCATCGTGCAGGATCACCAGGCTCTGCGAAGTTTGATGAGCCTCCTGTACCAACTTAACAACACCTACGAAGTGACAGacaatttgttaaaaatcgTGCTGATAAAGAGCTACTCTTTGAGGCTAAATTGGTTTCCCATAGAGCACATATTTTTGCAGACACTTAGGAGTAAGCAGAATTACCTGTTCAACATAATCGcgataataaattttatatcgTTTTATGTTTTCCTAATAAAATCGAGGGAGTACGAACTGGATGAGGGGATCTCCGAAGGTTCAAAGCTGAAGAGAAGTGTAGAATCGTTACGCACCTGGCAAGTTGTGGAAGCATTCCTTGGGAAGGTATCCCATGGGAACTCCCTCCACCCAGAGGTTATAATACGAAGTGGGCACTTGTACCAcattgttaaattttttctgaaGGAAAATAGCGacctttttaagaaaaaaattattctattCGAACTATACAGCAAGATAGACGAGCGTTTGCTAAGGCTGATTAAAGGGGTCAACACCAAGCTGCACCGcctccacatttttaacGCGCTTAGTAATGACAAAATCGATTTTGACGACCCTGAGGTGGTGGAGCGGGCCGTTAGAAGTGtcaaatatatgtatgatCATCGAAGGGGGAGTGACCCTTCAGTGGAAGTGACTGTGGAGGGAACAACCGATTGCACAACTGGAGAACGCCCCGAGGAGGCTTCATTCTCCCTAGGaacgataaaaaaaggaaagagttTTTCAAAGTCAAAGCGAAACATAGAGTGCCTGTACGCGAAAATATTCTTCCAgttgaggaaaaataaaatccttTTTGTGGACTACATGAAGAAGTACGAAAAAGAACTgatctattttttcccctccaaaaAGTACCTATACCGCATAATGTTTACCACTTTCAATGAGTTGAAGCACCGCAACTTTTGCGAAATTGACAATGAAAGAAACACAACATTTTTGAGATTTTATTTGAAATTGTTTCTGACCAAATTGAGCAATctcgaaattaaaaataaagcaaaattgcaaaatgagaagttttttaaaaaattcgtcAACGTgaattttgccttttttttcgtcctctATGACTACCTGCAGAATAAGCACCTCTACCCGAACAATTCCTTCTTTTCAAGAAAGATTTTATCCGACAGTTTTAAGCTAGTGGAGGACTTCCTAGCCTTACTAGCAAGGTTGAAAGGCGTCCAGGGATACACCTTTGAGGAGTTCTTCCAAGCCGAAATGACGCAGCGCCGGTGCGAAAACATCAAAGGGGTGATAAGGCACAGCGTGCCCTTCAGGGCGCTCATACTCTGCAGAATTGCGCGCTACCTATCAGCGGAAGTGGGAAACTCCCTGGGGGAgtacacaaatggggggagcgtgctccaagggggagaagtgaaCGATTGTCCGGTGGGAGGCAACCCCCCAGATGGAGGCAACCCCCCACCTGGTGACAACTCCAAACCCTTCCTCCTGAACATCCTCAAATGTGTATTCAAACACTTGGAGGACGTCAGCTCCATTAAAGAAGAGTCGGAGAGCCACATCTACGAAAGCATCGAGGAGtcctttcaaaaaattatattacaatTTAGGAAGATAAATTCCTCGGTGACTTTTTACCTGTACTGTAAATATTTGAACACCTTCTTCCTGAGCGACGCGTACATCCAATTTGTGCTGAAGACCTTGGACCTCTTCTTctgcattttcaaaatggaaaaaacgaagaagtacataaaagacaaaaatatCTGCAAAACAATCATTGCGGAATTGTTTCgaatgaaattaaaattatttaaaaatttagacGTCAAGTCCTTTTACCAAAGTTTTCTCATCTCAGTCATGCTGGTCATATTTCCAGATATTTCAAATTCCCATCGGTACGCTAATATGTTGTACGTTGCCAAAAAGCGGGGTCACAGTGGCTCCTTTGTCGTCGATTACTTTGTCATTAATAGGCTGTTCGAAAGGCagcgggggaggaagtgcGAAGGggtttttcatttgttgGGGGACAGCCAAGGAGAAGGCGGCCTCCCCGATGTGCAGCTTAGCCAGGGAGATCCGCTAAATCAGACGATATCACCCCCTTCTCACGACTACACCGTCACGCACCTCTTTGTAAACCGCAAAAGGAACACCAAACCGGAAACGAGCGATGAAAGCTatgaagaaagaaaatacTACTTGTTCATTCTTGCCTACCTGAGCAGGCCCTTTTTTGACGTCTTCCTGTCCCATTTCCACAACGTCTATCGgaagaattatatatacgcGGAGTTCTTGAAGGACGCTTTGATAGTAGcctttttgagaaaaattatgagAAGAAATTCATACCCTTAtaaaattaccaaaatttATAAGGCCATGTTGTCCGTTAAATGTGACGCGTCGCTCGAGACGAGGGAACTGTTTCTCTTTCTTCACCTGGTCGATTTTTATGTGAACGCTTTGAAGAATGCGGCTGTGAGGGGGGGCAGTCGAAAAGCCAAGAAAAAGTGTAGGGAAGCTCCAATGGAGAGAAGCATCCCCAATGGGAATGGTACCCCTAGTGAGCTGCCTACTGGGGAGGACAACAACGCAACCAAGGCGAATGCATCCGTATACGTGCCGGCGAATGCACCCTCATACGTGCCGACGAATGCATCCGCATACGTGCCGGCGAAACTGCTCAAAAAGGTGAATTCGCAAAAGTTCCAAATGCGGGGCTGCTCAGACTTCCAATCGTTGAgcagcaagaaaaaaataaaaaaaattaaatacaaaaatatagtgAACGAACCAGGAGGGGAAGAGGCGGACAGAGCCTTCTTCCAAAACCTCAAGGGGTTCTTCAAGTACCATGAAAATCTCTTCACAAATTCgtatttcaaaaaagaagtagAAATAAAGGCCATCTGCGAATCGATAATACAGCATGTCATCAAAATTAAGGATAAGCACCTAACAATCCAATTGCTTTGCATTAGGAACTTTGCCACCAGCTGCCTGTTCAGCAAAGATTTGCAGGCGCACATTGAACAGTTAGAAGTAGCCAACTTGATGCTGTTTAGGAAACTGTTTGCCAACAAGGCGCATCACGATTACCactccattttgctcatgtgcaaaaatgtgagcagcgtaagggagaggaacaaaatatTGCTCTTTATGGAGGAGCAGATGATACAGGTCGGCAGGGAGGCGGGCCCCTCCGAGAGTCACATGGCCATCCTCAAAATTGTCATTGTGTTGTCcgacggggggggaggcattGAAAGCGGCGGAGCCAGCGGTGGAAGTGTCAATCGAAGCGCCAACCGAAGCGGAGAGGCGCCCGCGGAGGACCCCGCCCACGCCCAGTTTGTAGAAACCCACATAAggatattcaaaaaaattgccaagtGCGCACAAATAAACGACGTCATGTTTTTGAAGCTGCTAAAATACGTGGGCAACATTTGCAGCCTTATATACGAGGTGCCCGAGCTGGTAGCGCAGCACTTTTCCCTCACCGGAAATAACTTCCTTTTCGAAGTTGTCTCCTTTTTCGAAACGAATGTTTTTTACCTGCGTGAGGACGTCACTGCTCATTTGAAGCCCCTGGCGCACATTTTGGACAAGACGATTAGGAGGAAGATTTTGCTCTTCGTGCGGGCCAAGGAAAGGGCATCCTGTGCAGCAGCGGTTGAAGGGGAGGGCAGAGGGGATACGCCTCCCAGTTTGGTACCCCCCCCGAATGACTCTACAAGGGGCCACAGCGAAGAACTCACATCGGAAGCCGCATTAACGGAAGAACGTCTAAATTGCAAAGAGCATACTCAAAGTGAAAGACCCCCCCGCGGATCACCATCCTTGGAGCTGAGCGATGAAGAGGATATGGACCGACACTACCACCTGCACACATTTGCCTACATGTGCACTTTCATTAACCGCATATTTAAGAACGAAATAAATTTGGAACATTTCACAGTCCTCGtgaacaatttaattttcctcttcaacaGAAAGTACACGTCATACATCATAGCCATTTGCCTCATAAATttagtaataaaaattaagctaGAAAAATTGCATGCGTGTAGGAATTATTTTCTGGAAATTTGTTACGTGTACTTTACCAACGATGTGGATTACTGTATTAATAACCACCTGTTGCTTTTTCTGGCGTTGTACCTCTGCCCGCATTCTCCCGAGAAGGACGAGTtggtggaggggggaaggctACACGGCGAGGGccacacaaatgggggagacAAAACAGTTACAACCAATAAAACAACTCACCTGCAACCCCCGTACGAACATTTAAGCGCCATCTACCCGGAGTATTTACTCTCCAAACTGAAGTACTTCAAACCCCATCTGAAGAAAGTTAAGAACAACCAGAATCTCTGCCTCAAAATTATTGCCCTCATATCTATAGTTAACACGCTGAACAGAAACGTAATAAAATCCATTTCGTACTTCATCTACATTTTGactcttcaaaattttgttctttgttTCTGCTTCGCAAAGGATAAGGTCATTAATAGGAAGCTGAACGTCCTCTTTAGGAAGTTTTCCTTCCGAAACACAGACACGTTTGTCTGGGCCTACGTGCTGGAcaacttcaaaatgggggacacctccaaaaggggagccGCACTGGTTGGGAAATCCTCCAACGATGCTAATTTGAAGGGGCACCACTTCGAGGAgctatttttgcacaaattttTGCAGAACCTGAACAGGCTGAAGGATCATATGAAATTCGAGGAGGGATATAAAAAGCTGCTCCGATGCAGAGAGAAGCTAAACAACCAGGGTAGGGACTCACACGACAGTGCAGCCCAGGCATCCGAGGAGCATTTCCTCTTTGACATATTTAACGACTTGTTAAAGAAGGAGATACAcgatgaaaatgaaattaataGCATTATGAATAAGCAGCTGTTCCACTTCTACGAATTTCTAATTAAGAAAATGCTCACCGTGAATTCTGCCAAGTGCCCCAATCTTTTCAAAGAAAtgtccatttttatgaaccAGAAATTGAACAGCGGAACGGATAAGAAGCCCATTTTTGACGCCCTCATTTACTTTCTCTACACGAGGAAGGATGAGAAGGCCATCGCGTCGCTCAATCAGATGTACATTTATAACATGTTCAATAAGGCCCTGTTCAAAATATACGTGGATGATTATACGAAGATAGTCATCATTTCGAAGGTGAACGAAATTTTGAGGACCCTACTTCGGCAGTTTTACTTCTTCCTGGGGAATGAGCGAAGGAGCAGGTGGACTGCCGCGTTGCCAGGCGAAGTGGTAAGCGAAGTGGAGGTAATCCCCCTAAATGACCTGCAAGGAGACGCGGAGGCAGACATCCGCGGTGAGGACAACATCCCACTCAGCAGTGCCACCTTCAAGGGACCCATTTCCGGCaaggcgaaaaggaagagaaccGTTTGCAGCGAAATGGACATGATAAATGATGAATACAGAAAGTATTGCGAGCGAGTGGGTCGTCTGAGCAAAGGTCCGCTCGGTGACGAACCGGTGGTGGATCCCCCCAACCAGGGTGACGTTATTCAGGGTGATGTTATTCAGGATGATGTGATTCAGGATGAGGTTGCCCCAGCAGATGAGGATCTGGCCTACCTGTCAGATGCAGACTCGATCGATTTGTATTGCACCCTGGGTGACGATAACCTCAGGGGCAACAACTCAGAGTGCGCCCAACCGCACAGCGTACCCACAATTGCCAAATTAAGTGCCACCCAAATTGCGCACATAAAACGCACAAACCAGCTGAAAGACCTGAACAGCATTTTCCTGCTGGACCTCTACCCCCTGAACACAATAGTGAAGTGCATATCGTCGGTGCTGCTCAACTTCCCGCTGTTCACGAAGAAGCACCTGATTGAGTTATTCagatttttgtttttaaaaaatagacacTACGTCCTAATCAATGAGAAAAATCTGCTACAAAATAGCCTGTACAATTTGAAcagagaaaacaaaatgaaacataTTAGCAAAGTTATGATGAACCCGTTGAGGAAGCTAAACGTGTaccacttattttttattttttcaaataatcaCGTGGAACTTTGCCTAAAGCATGTAATGAGATACGTCAAGAaaaacttcccccctttggctaACAGCAAAACCCCCTACAGCTATAACGAATCCGTCGTTTTGAACAACGCCCTATTTGTTTACCAACATTTGGTCATCTTTCAAGGCAGTTTAGCTACCCCCAAGAGGGGGGACCCCCATTTAGGGCTGGAACTCCTCTTCTGCATTTTAAAAGCGCATctaaaaaattgtgccaaTTATGTTACCACTCTGGTGGGTAAATGGGgacacaaaatggagaagctgCACGGGGGGAATTTCTTCACGTATTGTAGTGACCACCCCGATGGGGTAAACACCCCCGATGTGGATAAATCGAAAAGCGACCTAACCGTGGATCTACGAATTGAGGAGGAGAACATTGTAAAGGCTTTACTGTACACCTCgacgaaaatgaaattgtCTTCCCTGGGAAACCTATTTGATAAACTCCTAGCGTCTTTTGAGCAGCCCAATTTTGAATCCAAGCTGAGTTCCCTCCTGGATAACTACAAAGCTGTTTACGAGAGGAGGATATATTTCCTCTACTTTTACAGGCTCTATCAAAATTTTGGTTCCGTATTGAGTGAAAAGAATAAGTACCTCTTCGACCTACTGAATAATATCAAATTTGTGCTGCTTGCTTGCCACCGGAATTGTTGCCAGTTGGGTTCTTCCTCCGCTGAAGGGGGGGCCATCACGGGAGATGCTGCTAACTCGGTGGTAGAAGCTACCTATGAGGACGCTCACCAAGGGGATCCCCATCACAGCGTTGAATATACCACCACCGCCGGGGGAACAAAACGAaggaaggtgaaaaaagTGGCTATGAGAAACACTTGGTATTGGTTCGACCTGGGCTACTGCACCCTCCTGTGTCTgtatgaaattttaaaaaatgaaaaaaaaaaccaaaaaaatttcaccCCCATATATTACCAAACCTGTTTCGATTACGTGATAAACTGCTTCGACATGTTCGCATACCTCCCAAGAGTACACACAAAcgatcattttaaaaactgcATTAGCGAAGACGTCATACGAAATAGCCAACAATTGGACATCAAAACGGTTTCTATTGCCCTGCTTGACATTTTAAAGCTAATCCTCTTTGAACTCTACtccttatatataaatgacccggaaaaaatacaaatcaTGACTATGAGACTTTccctaaaaaatgaaaataacaaCACCAGCAGTAATGTTACCCTGTCTATAATTCTAACGTTGAAATATGTTTATGATAATATTGGGTATAAGGAGCTGCTCTTTGCCGTCACCGATTTGTATCAGCTCTTTTCAGAACTGAATGACCACCCGGATGACGAAATTGAGCTTCTCACGAAGGAGTGGTTCGCTTCGATAAGTAAATTCTCGGCCGAGGGCTGA